In the genome of Polaribacter atrinae, one region contains:
- a CDS encoding sensor histidine kinase — translation MYKNIRITVLSHLLVWLTLICLPYLLSYGQEQDFSRVIAHFWIPLFFSAIIFYLNYFVLIDRFLFPKKMLYFIIINAVAIVCFLYLKEYIEDNFFKDIIKKSVLGAERVRPPFIIAVYIQILSYLAPLFFSIALKSTKRWIKTEAERKEAANFKLKSELQHLRYQLQPHFFFNSLNNIYALVDISPDQAKKSIHSLSKLMRYMLYETNEESISLLKEIDFMKKYIDLMKLRVSDKTVVNYSFPSEETGIKIAPLLFISLIENAFKHGVSASKPSTINIKMTCNTKTVLFVIENDNFPKKTEDKSGSGIGLPNIEKRLELLYPNNNRFKTAVNNNRFVAELEIETN, via the coding sequence ATGTACAAGAATATAAGAATAACCGTATTATCGCATCTGCTCGTTTGGTTAACACTAATCTGTTTGCCTTATTTATTGTCTTACGGACAAGAACAAGATTTTAGTAGGGTAATTGCACATTTTTGGATTCCGTTGTTCTTTTCTGCAATTATATTTTATCTCAATTATTTTGTGTTAATAGATCGTTTTTTGTTTCCTAAAAAAATGCTGTATTTTATTATCATCAATGCAGTAGCTATTGTCTGTTTTTTATATTTAAAAGAATATATAGAAGATAATTTCTTTAAAGACATTATTAAAAAAAGTGTTTTAGGTGCAGAACGAGTAAGACCTCCTTTTATAATAGCAGTCTACATACAAATACTATCATATCTAGCTCCTTTATTCTTTTCAATCGCTTTAAAATCTACAAAACGATGGATTAAAACAGAAGCAGAACGTAAAGAAGCTGCTAATTTTAAATTAAAATCGGAGTTGCAGCATTTGCGTTATCAACTGCAACCACATTTCTTTTTTAACTCCTTAAATAATATTTATGCTTTGGTTGATATTTCTCCAGATCAGGCTAAAAAATCAATCCACAGTTTAAGCAAGTTGATGCGTTATATGTTGTACGAAACAAACGAAGAATCCATTTCTTTATTAAAAGAAATAGACTTTATGAAAAAATATATCGACTTAATGAAACTACGAGTTTCTGATAAAACCGTTGTAAATTATAGTTTTCCATCTGAAGAAACAGGGATTAAAATTGCCCCTTTATTATTTATATCATTAATAGAAAATGCGTTTAAACATGGAGTATCTGCAAGCAAACCAAGTACCATTAATATAAAAATGACTTGCAATACTAAAACCGTTTTGTTTGTGATAGAAAATGATAACTTCCCAAAAAAGACAGAAGATAAAAGTGGTTCTGGCATTGGGCTACCTAATATAGAAAAACGTTTAGAGTTGTTGTATCCTAATAACAATCGTTTTAAAACGGCTGTAAATAACAATCGTTTTGTTGCGGAATTAGAAATTGAAACCAACTAA
- a CDS encoding ABC transporter ATP-binding protein yields the protein MKVASKQTLVALLKKLWDYVKPYKKLVIASLILTIIGALLAQVNALVLRYTVDELTTLSDANKTVKDGFSLLATISIILLLKEGFYALVQFGQKFYGEKMKIYISKDFAQNIVERILTYKMAFYSSPTNESGKLQTRIDLGVSSLTQLVKNFFIDILPLFFNAFVALIIMFNANVYVGLVSLSIIPLFFYISSLQAKKLKGFRRTMRKYRETKNNGIIGLINSITVIKSFTRESFESKKHEAIQLDMTENQLQTRKLSFLFDGLKKFTEQFGVVIIIILTAYFVLNGSMTIGAIMFHILLFNNVSAPIQQLHRIYDEVQDAIIYSDAFFEIMDADDQTELSGTYIPEKFTGTFEITNVDFAYPNGTKALYDVSMVIKPNTINALVGLSGAGKSTVINLLDKFYAPTSGKILLDGVDLQKYDTHWLRDNIGLVLQKNHIFNGSIKENILYGKENATDNEVVAAAKQAYIHEQIIQLPEGYNSKATLVSGGQQQRVSIARLFLKNPPIIFLDEPTASLDAIATEKIKKSLDAIKKGRTVIVISHSISQIIDAENVIVLEKGKIIEQGTHEALYNNESAYYKIFNAMANSLNIDKIKNTLKE from the coding sequence ATGAAAGTTGCCTCTAAGCAGACGCTTGTAGCGCTTTTAAAAAAACTCTGGGATTACGTAAAACCTTATAAAAAATTGGTAATTGCGTCTTTAATCCTAACCATCATTGGCGCATTATTGGCGCAGGTTAATGCCTTAGTATTGCGCTACACTGTAGATGAATTAACCACCTTAAGTGACGCTAATAAAACCGTAAAAGATGGTTTTTCGTTATTAGCCACCATTAGCATTATACTTCTTTTAAAGGAAGGTTTTTATGCATTGGTACAATTTGGTCAAAAGTTCTATGGAGAAAAAATGAAAATTTACATTTCAAAAGACTTTGCGCAAAACATTGTAGAACGTATATTGACTTACAAAATGGCTTTTTATAGTTCTCCAACTAATGAAAGTGGTAAATTACAAACCCGAATAGATTTAGGCGTTTCTAGCCTTACACAGTTAGTAAAAAACTTCTTTATAGACATATTACCGTTGTTTTTTAACGCCTTTGTCGCTTTAATTATCATGTTCAACGCTAACGTATATGTGGGGTTAGTGAGTCTTTCAATTATTCCACTTTTCTTCTACATAAGCAGTCTGCAAGCTAAAAAACTAAAAGGTTTTAGACGCACCATGAGAAAATATAGAGAAACAAAAAATAATGGCATTATTGGTTTAATAAATTCAATTACCGTTATCAAATCTTTTACAAGAGAAAGTTTTGAAAGTAAAAAACACGAAGCCATTCAGTTGGACATGACTGAAAATCAATTACAAACTAGAAAACTAAGTTTCTTATTTGACGGATTAAAAAAATTCACAGAACAATTTGGAGTCGTTATAATTATCATATTAACCGCTTATTTTGTTTTAAATGGCAGCATGACTATCGGCGCCATAATGTTTCATATTTTGCTATTTAACAATGTATCTGCACCTATACAACAATTACATCGTATTTATGATGAAGTACAAGATGCGATAATATATTCGGATGCGTTTTTTGAAATTATGGACGCAGATGACCAAACAGAATTAAGTGGCACTTACATTCCTGAAAAATTCACCGGTACTTTTGAAATCACAAATGTTGATTTTGCATATCCCAATGGAACAAAAGCCCTGTATGATGTTTCCATGGTTATTAAACCCAATACTATAAATGCACTAGTTGGGTTAAGTGGAGCTGGAAAAAGCACGGTGATTAATTTGTTAGATAAATTCTATGCACCAACCTCAGGTAAAATACTTTTAGATGGCGTTGATTTACAAAAATATGATACGCATTGGCTAAGAGATAACATTGGGTTGGTATTACAAAAGAACCATATATTTAATGGTAGCATTAAAGAAAACATTCTTTACGGAAAAGAAAATGCTACAGATAACGAGGTTGTAGCTGCCGCAAAACAAGCCTATATACATGAGCAAATTATACAATTACCAGAAGGCTATAATTCAAAAGCAACCTTAGTGTCTGGTGGGCAACAACAGCGGGTTTCTATTGCACGATTGTTTTTAAAAAATCCTCCTATTATTTTTCTTGATGAACCCACGGCGAGTTTAGATGCTATAGCAACAGAAAAAATAAAGAAAAGTCTAGACGCCATAAAAAAGGGGCGAACGGTAATTGTTATTTCGCATAGTATTTCTCAAATAATCGATGCTGAAAATGTCATTGTTTTAGAAAAAGGAAAAATTATTGAACAGGGGACTCATGAGGCATTGTATAACAATGAGAGTGCCTATTATAAAATTTTTAATGCGATGGCGAACAGTTTAAATATTGATAAAATTAAAAATACCTTAAAAGAATAA
- a CDS encoding LytR/AlgR family response regulator transcription factor, with protein MSNIKISCVIVDDEPMALNLVESYVEKTPFLVLKKKCSSAIEALEFIKNEPVDLLFLDIQMPDLTGIEFSKMLPKETRVIFTTAFDQYALEGFKVEALDYLLKPFDYAEFLAAANKANTWFELVKGKQQKIVSEEKEFLFVKSEYKQLRIKLADVLYFEGLKDYIKIWVKDNPKAILTLMSLKSLEEELPETHFMRVHRSFIVSLKNVEVIERSQIIINDQRITVSEQYKPKFLEFVNNNSL; from the coding sequence ATGAGCAATATAAAAATTAGTTGTGTTATTGTTGACGATGAGCCAATGGCTTTAAATTTAGTAGAAAGTTATGTTGAAAAAACACCCTTTTTAGTACTAAAAAAGAAGTGTAGTAGTGCTATAGAAGCCTTGGAGTTTATTAAAAATGAGCCTGTAGATTTACTCTTTCTAGACATACAAATGCCAGATTTAACAGGTATTGAGTTTTCTAAAATGCTACCAAAAGAAACACGCGTTATTTTTACTACGGCTTTTGATCAATATGCTTTAGAAGGCTTTAAAGTAGAAGCTTTAGATTATCTTTTAAAACCTTTTGATTATGCAGAGTTTTTAGCAGCAGCTAATAAAGCAAATACCTGGTTTGAGTTGGTAAAAGGAAAACAACAAAAGATAGTTTCTGAAGAAAAAGAGTTTCTATTTGTAAAGTCAGAATACAAGCAATTGCGTATTAAATTGGCAGACGTTTTGTATTTTGAAGGCTTAAAAGACTATATAAAAATATGGGTAAAAGACAATCCGAAAGCTATTTTAACCCTTATGAGTTTAAAATCACTAGAGGAAGAATTACCTGAAACTCATTTTATGCGAGTACATCGTTCTTTTATTGTTTCACTAAAAAATGTTGAAGTTATAGAGCGTAGTCAGATTATTATTAATGATCAACGTATCACTGTTTCTGAACAATACAAACCTAAGTTTTTGGAGTTTGTGAATAATAATTCTTTGTAA
- a CDS encoding TlpA disulfide reductase family protein encodes MYKNILILIAVLFLGFTTKSNSQINTNTTKIPVLNFDALEPLLYTDSEEIHIVNFWAMWCAHCVKELPILQEYQKQHPNVKITLVSLDFTEDIATKLKPFLKKKGITTQVVLLDDPDSNTWIDKINPNWSGSIPFTIIFNAKKRSFHERMFENIEDLENEINKIN; translated from the coding sequence ATGTATAAAAATATTCTCATTCTAATTGCTGTGTTATTTCTAGGTTTTACAACTAAGAGTAATTCACAAATCAACACAAATACGACAAAGATTCCTGTTTTAAACTTTGACGCTTTAGAACCTTTATTATATACAGATTCTGAAGAGATTCATATTGTTAACTTTTGGGCAATGTGGTGTGCACATTGCGTTAAAGAGTTGCCAATATTGCAAGAATATCAAAAACAGCACCCGAATGTAAAAATTACATTGGTTAGTCTCGATTTTACGGAAGATATAGCAACAAAACTAAAACCGTTTTTAAAGAAAAAAGGAATTACAACCCAAGTGGTTCTTTTAGACGATCCAGATTCTAATACTTGGATAGATAAAATAAACCCTAATTGGTCTGGATCTATTCCGTTTACTATTATTTTCAATGCTAAAAAACGTTCTTTTCACGAGCGAATGTTTGAAAACATAGAGGATCTTGAAAATGAAATTAACAAAATAAATTAA
- a CDS encoding thioredoxin family protein, giving the protein MKKTNLIFASIILLCSLFITNTTSAQDRKGPPRNGERKGPPKGGYNPEQTKTLEEIGGYKIGDVATDFQLKNVDETTFSLSDIKDAKGYIVVFTCNECPFAKMYEDRLISLHNTYAPQGYSVITINPNVSADNEKESFAAMQKRAKEKEFPFAYLADENKEVFPKYGAVRTPHVFLLDAERKVQYIGTIDNNAKSAKDVTIKYVEDAIIALENGKKPSPNFTKAIGCPVKGI; this is encoded by the coding sequence ATGAAAAAAACCAATTTAATTTTCGCATCTATTATTTTACTATGTAGTTTATTTATAACAAATACTACAAGTGCGCAAGATAGAAAAGGCCCTCCGAGAAATGGAGAACGCAAAGGCCCACCAAAAGGCGGTTATAATCCGGAACAAACCAAAACATTAGAAGAAATAGGAGGTTATAAAATAGGGGATGTTGCTACAGATTTTCAATTAAAAAATGTAGATGAAACTACGTTTTCATTATCAGACATTAAAGATGCAAAAGGATATATTGTTGTTTTTACATGTAATGAATGTCCGTTTGCTAAAATGTACGAAGACCGTTTAATTTCTCTTCATAATACCTATGCTCCTCAAGGATATTCTGTAATTACCATTAACCCAAATGTAAGTGCAGATAATGAAAAAGAAAGCTTTGCTGCAATGCAAAAAAGAGCCAAAGAAAAAGAATTTCCGTTTGCGTATTTAGCAGATGAAAATAAAGAAGTATTTCCTAAATACGGTGCTGTAAGAACTCCGCATGTATTTTTATTAGATGCAGAAAGAAAAGTACAATACATTGGTACTATAGATAATAATGCTAAATCAGCTAAAGATGTTACTATTAAATATGTAGAAGATGCTATTATTGCTTTAGAAAACGGTAAAAAACCAAGTCCTAATTTTACAAAAGCGATTGGTTGCCCTGTAAAAGGCATTTAA
- a CDS encoding DUF6515 family protein, whose protein sequence is MRTFIKTVVLPSLFIVAVATNVSAQSRRSTTTKTTPVKSTRTVTTTTTKKSTASRRIPSKKVTYKKPTKKVVSVRNVPNRAVVTYKNQNYYYANNKYYTQSRGRYIVIAPKIGFRVRVLPTNYKRIRFNNYNYYNVNGTFYLQINNEYEVVEPEVGTVVYELPDDYEKVVIDGQSYYEYANILYEKVQVNGTRAYEVVGVIDVE, encoded by the coding sequence ATGAGAACATTTATAAAAACAGTTGTTTTACCATCATTATTTATAGTTGCTGTAGCAACAAATGTTTCTGCACAATCACGCAGAAGTACAACAACTAAAACGACTCCAGTAAAATCAACAAGAACAGTAACTACTACAACCACTAAGAAAAGTACGGCAAGTAGAAGAATTCCAAGTAAGAAAGTAACTTATAAAAAACCTACCAAGAAAGTTGTTTCTGTAAGAAATGTACCCAACAGAGCGGTTGTTACCTATAAAAATCAAAACTACTATTATGCAAATAATAAGTATTACACACAATCTAGAGGACGTTATATAGTAATCGCTCCAAAAATTGGATTTAGAGTACGTGTTTTACCAACAAATTATAAAAGAATTAGGTTTAACAATTACAACTATTACAATGTAAATGGTACTTTTTATCTACAAATAAATAATGAATATGAAGTGGTAGAACCAGAAGTAGGAACAGTGGTTTATGAGTTACCAGATGATTATGAAAAAGTAGTGATAGATGGACAAAGCTATTATGAATATGCAAATATTCTATATGAAAAAGTACAAGTAAATGGCACGAGAGCTTATGAAGTAGTGGGTGTTATTGATGTAGAATAA